The proteins below are encoded in one region of Thermosulfurimonas marina:
- a CDS encoding type I restriction-modification system subunit M, whose amino-acid sequence MDRQTLKSKFKQACDLLRNEIASVNYIIQLSWMLFLKLYDALEDERELKAKLKGETYQRNIPSPYRWKDWVHKDWRSEELIDFVNNELFPFLSRLDGDDEKELIATIFSGKEIQNFLKDGYKLREVALLIDELEFKTRDDIYVISTLYEELLPEIGEMGKYAGEYYTPRPVIRLMVKIVNPKLGEKILDPFMGSAGFLIESYNHILKSKNVFTTKETEILSEMFYGQEKKDVPYLIGIMNLLLHNLPTSHIYKVDTFAEDVRKIQEKDRVDVILTNPPFGGKFDERFKVNFPVKSSDTELMALQYVMRKIKQGGRVGIVVPEGVLSNTTGPFVRVRKELLENYNVHTIISLPKGVFTASGKTPVKTNLLFFDKTGPTKEIWYYEHKHPKGMVKTRYGRWVEKQYTKTDPIKDEYLVDCYEKWKSREISENSWIVKIDEIDKETYELTPRNPNKLKKKEYRPAGEILEEVLKEEKEVMALLEELRGILQ is encoded by the coding sequence ATGGACAGGCAAACACTAAAATCAAAGTTCAAGCAGGCTTGTGATTTACTCAGAAATGAGATTGCCTCGGTTAATTACATTATTCAATTATCATGGATGCTTTTTCTGAAACTATATGATGCTTTAGAAGATGAAAGAGAGTTAAAGGCAAAATTGAAAGGGGAAACATATCAAAGGAATATCCCATCTCCTTACAGATGGAAGGACTGGGTCCATAAAGACTGGAGAAGTGAGGAACTGATAGATTTTGTTAATAACGAGTTATTTCCCTTCCTTTCAAGGTTAGACGGAGATGATGAAAAAGAGTTAATTGCCACCATTTTCAGTGGTAAGGAAATACAGAACTTCCTGAAAGACGGCTACAAGTTAAGAGAGGTTGCCTTGCTCATTGATGAACTTGAATTTAAAACAAGAGATGACATTTATGTGATTTCTACACTGTATGAAGAACTTTTGCCGGAAATTGGGGAGATGGGGAAATACGCCGGTGAGTATTACACCCCGAGACCCGTAATTAGATTGATGGTTAAGATAGTTAATCCAAAGCTTGGGGAAAAGATTTTGGATCCTTTTATGGGTTCTGCCGGCTTCTTGATTGAAAGTTATAACCATATTTTGAAGAGTAAAAATGTTTTTACAACAAAGGAAACAGAGATTCTAAGCGAGATGTTCTACGGACAGGAGAAGAAGGATGTCCCTTATCTTATAGGTATTATGAACCTTCTTTTGCATAATCTTCCCACATCCCACATTTACAAGGTTGATACCTTTGCTGAGGATGTGAGAAAGATTCAGGAAAAGGACAGGGTTGATGTTATTCTAACAAATCCACCTTTTGGTGGCAAGTTTGATGAAAGATTTAAAGTTAATTTCCCTGTTAAAAGTTCTGATACAGAGCTTATGGCTTTGCAATATGTGATGAGGAAAATCAAGCAAGGTGGAAGGGTTGGAATAGTAGTGCCAGAAGGCGTTTTGTCCAATACAACAGGTCCTTTTGTAAGGGTGAGAAAAGAATTACTTGAAAATTACAATGTCCATACGATTATTTCTTTGCCGAAAGGTGTTTTTACCGCTTCTGGAAAAACTCCCGTTAAAACAAACCTGCTTTTCTTTGATAAAACAGGACCAACAAAGGAGATATGGTATTATGAGCATAAACACCCAAAGGGAATGGTAAAAACCCGATATGGTAGATGGGTAGAGAAACAATACACAAAAACAGATCCTATCAAGGATGAATATTTAGTAGATTGCTATGAGAAGTGGAAAAGCCGGGAAATAAGCGAAAACTCATGGATTGTTAAGATTGACGAGATTGATAAGGAAACCTATGAATTAACTCCAAGGAATCCAAACAAGTTAAAGAAGAAAGAATACAGGCCCGCTGGAGAGATTTTAGAAGAAGTTTTGAAGGAAGAAAAAGAAGTTATGGCTTTGCTTGAGGAGTTAAGGGGGATACTACAATGA
- a CDS encoding restriction endonuclease subunit S has product MKPLESFTKTKKKPWEVEGVEWREVRLGDKIVSEIIMGQSPPSLSYNRDGKGFPFLQGNKEFGRFYPKNVMFTTDPKKIAQKGYVLLSVRAPVGDVNIADKEYCIGRGLAAIRFNGEPKYLFYLFISIKEELEELGGRGTTFKAITKNHLKNLKIPLPFRNGKPDLETQKKIVEYIEANFTRIDKILEKKKKELEWLDELWESVLEEAFKPKEGEDWREVRLKELVEDVKSGFALSKQKRRKIDLNNGIPQLRPYNIANWNKISLSELTFIPKEMEGVEDYFINYNDVLFNNTNSIELVGRAAVFKELSGNYTYSNHITRIRVNKQRITPDFLSWYLNFLWSKGFFYLKATKWIGQAGISNKKLLSTKIPLPFRNNQPDLEKQKEIANHLDNVYEKIKTLKEKIQSQITQLEEMKESILDEVFSHDGK; this is encoded by the coding sequence ATGAAACCGCTTGAATCATTCACAAAAACTAAAAAGAAACCATGGGAAGTTGAAGGGGTTGAGTGGAGAGAGGTGAGGTTGGGGGATAAAATTGTTAGTGAAATAATAATGGGGCAATCTCCTCCATCCTTATCTTATAACAGAGACGGAAAAGGATTTCCTTTTTTACAAGGCAATAAAGAGTTCGGAAGATTTTATCCCAAGAATGTTATGTTTACAACCGATCCTAAAAAGATAGCTCAAAAAGGATATGTTTTGTTATCGGTTAGAGCACCTGTTGGGGATGTTAATATTGCTGATAAAGAATACTGTATCGGACGAGGATTGGCAGCTATAAGATTCAATGGAGAACCAAAATATCTATTTTATTTGTTTATAAGCATTAAAGAAGAATTAGAAGAATTAGGAGGAAGAGGCACTACATTTAAAGCAATCACGAAGAACCATCTTAAAAACCTTAAAATCCCCCTTCCCTTCCGCAATGGCAAGCCGGATTTAGAAACGCAAAAGAAAATTGTTGAATACATTGAGGCAAACTTCACGAGAATTGACAAAATCTTAGAGAAGAAAAAGAAAGAACTTGAATGGCTTGACGAACTCTGGGAAAGCGTTTTAGAAGAAGCATTTAAGCCGAAAGAGGGGGAAGATTGGAGAGAGGTGAGGTTAAAAGAATTAGTAGAAGATGTTAAATCCGGATTTGCTTTATCTAAACAAAAAAGAAGGAAAATAGACTTAAATAACGGGATACCACAGCTTCGCCCTTATAATATAGCAAACTGGAACAAAATCAGCCTTTCAGAATTAACTTTTATCCCAAAAGAAATGGAAGGAGTAGAAGATTACTTTATTAATTACAACGATGTCTTATTTAATAATACTAACAGCATTGAACTTGTCGGAAGAGCAGCAGTCTTTAAAGAACTAAGCGGAAATTATACTTACAGCAACCATATAACAAGAATAAGAGTAAATAAACAAAGGATAACACCAGATTTTTTAAGCTGGTATCTTAATTTTCTTTGGAGCAAAGGCTTTTTCTATCTAAAAGCTACAAAGTGGATTGGTCAAGCAGGTATATCAAATAAAAAGCTTTTATCAACCAAAATCCCCCTCCCCTTCCGCAACAACCAACCTGACCTTGAAAAGCAAAAGGAAATAGCAAACCACCTTGACAATGTTTATGAGAAAATCAAAACACTTAAAGAGAAAATCCAGAGCCAAATAACTCAGCTTGAAGAAATGAAAGAAAGTATTTTGGATGAGGTGTTTAGTCATGATGGAAAGTGA
- the hsdR gene encoding EcoAI/FtnUII family type I restriction enzme subunit R, which produces MLNEAETRAKLIDPKLHESGWSEELIQRELKITEGRIIDEYGNRKEGVKPDYILFLERYFPIAIVEAKDESKHHAAGMQQAKRYAEMLNVPFAYSTNGHKIEEYDFITKQQRTLDKFPSPQELWERYSLWKFNKTLPFNKEENPLLYPYKIVRNKTPRYYQIAAVKNVIEAFLNGKKRILLTMATGTGKTEIAFWITWKLYHTHKVRRVLYIADRIMLRDQAYNRFEPFEGKREIIKEGKASQIRDIYFATYQTLYSEKNGKRLYQEYPPDFFDMVIIDECHRSGYGRWKEILDYFKDAVHFGMTATPKRDDNIDTYAYFGTPVYVYSLGQGIEDGFLAPYKIHKIYMNIDKKGGISLTDIASEGAIIEAPEETEIKDFYSVGEFEREIILPDRTEAMTKKLAEILKIYGPTEKTIVFCVTKEHALDVVKILQNELAYDITSTGINADDFVVRIVDEEPNAIELAQKMADPESQTPVIAVTVDLLSTGVDIPPVKNIVFMKPIASKVLFKQIMGRGSRISEDTDKFYFRILDFVNATRLLDPWDMPPEEYIPDILEGPFDYFLKGKVVDSEDGTPIANAKITAKLGVNMVKPARTDENGEFIIDGCPHSPIKVKVEAKDYKPREVSVDPTPFKDKIAVVIELKKKRPKEGKVVIKGINVYVEEELYVEVEGEKLNKARYIEYARENVKKKVLTLDDLRKIWIDKESRKRFLEDLKAKSINPELIAQLLDRPDADAFDIIAHVAFDAPILSRDDRAQALLNEKQQFLNSFNETAKRVLLNLIEKYKIGGIDEISTEALTTPDIEKIGKLKEIIDSFGGIDRLKHTLENISWSLYEVGGVR; this is translated from the coding sequence ATGCTAAACGAAGCAGAAACAAGGGCTAAACTAATAGACCCAAAATTACATGAATCGGGATGGTCGGAAGAGTTAATACAGCGTGAGTTAAAAATAACCGAAGGCAGAATAATAGACGAATACGGAAACAGAAAAGAAGGGGTGAAACCAGATTACATCTTGTTCTTAGAAAGATATTTTCCAATAGCAATTGTTGAAGCAAAGGATGAATCAAAACATCATGCAGCAGGAATGCAACAGGCAAAAAGATATGCAGAAATGCTAAATGTTCCATTTGCTTACTCAACAAACGGGCATAAGATAGAAGAATACGATTTTATAACAAAACAGCAAAGGACACTTGATAAATTTCCTTCTCCACAAGAACTCTGGGAAAGATATTCATTATGGAAGTTTAATAAAACTTTACCCTTTAACAAGGAGGAAAATCCCCTCCTATATCCCTATAAAATCGTCCGAAACAAAACTCCAAGGTATTATCAAATTGCCGCGGTAAAGAATGTTATTGAAGCCTTTTTGAACGGAAAAAAGCGCATTTTACTCACAATGGCTACAGGAACCGGTAAAACGGAGATTGCCTTCTGGATTACATGGAAACTATATCATACTCATAAAGTTCGTAGAGTGTTGTATATTGCCGATAGAATTATGCTCAGAGATCAAGCATATAATCGGTTTGAACCCTTTGAGGGAAAAAGAGAGATAATAAAGGAAGGCAAAGCCTCTCAAATAAGGGATATTTATTTTGCTACATATCAAACCCTTTACTCGGAGAAAAACGGAAAGAGACTCTACCAAGAATATCCGCCGGATTTTTTTGATATGGTGATTATTGACGAGTGCCATAGATCTGGATATGGAAGATGGAAGGAAATTCTTGATTATTTCAAAGATGCCGTTCATTTCGGTATGACAGCAACACCAAAAAGGGATGACAACATAGATACCTATGCCTATTTCGGCACTCCTGTTTATGTTTATAGTTTGGGACAGGGGATAGAAGATGGTTTCCTCGCACCTTACAAAATCCACAAGATTTACATGAATATTGATAAAAAAGGTGGAATCTCTCTTACCGATATAGCCAGTGAAGGTGCTATTATTGAGGCTCCCGAGGAAACGGAAATCAAAGATTTTTACTCCGTTGGTGAATTTGAAAGGGAAATTATTCTTCCAGATAGAACAGAAGCAATGACAAAGAAACTTGCCGAAATATTGAAAATTTATGGTCCGACGGAGAAGACAATCGTTTTCTGTGTAACCAAGGAACATGCTTTAGATGTTGTAAAGATTTTGCAAAACGAATTGGCTTATGATATTACTTCAACCGGAATAAATGCGGATGATTTTGTCGTAAGGATTGTTGATGAAGAACCCAACGCAATAGAACTCGCCCAGAAAATGGCGGATCCTGAAAGTCAGACTCCTGTTATCGCTGTAACCGTTGATTTATTAAGCACAGGTGTTGATATTCCTCCCGTAAAAAATATCGTATTCATGAAACCCATTGCATCTAAGGTTTTATTCAAACAAATTATGGGAAGGGGAAGCAGGATAAGTGAAGATACTGATAAATTCTATTTCAGGATTTTAGATTTTGTAAATGCTACCCGCCTCCTGGATCCATGGGACATGCCACCTGAAGAGTACATTCCTGATATTCTGGAAGGTCCTTTTGATTACTTTTTAAAGGGTAAGGTTGTTGATAGTGAAGATGGAACTCCGATTGCCAATGCAAAGATAACCGCAAAATTAGGGGTTAATATGGTCAAACCGGCAAGAACGGATGAAAACGGAGAATTTATAATAGATGGTTGCCCACATTCGCCGATTAAAGTGAAAGTTGAAGCGAAGGATTATAAACCAAGGGAAGTGAGCGTAGATCCAACACCCTTCAAGGATAAAATTGCTGTTGTAATTGAATTGAAAAAGAAAAGACCAAAAGAAGGAAAAGTAGTGATTAAAGGTATTAATGTTTATGTAGAAGAGGAGTTATATGTTGAGGTAGAGGGTGAGAAACTTAACAAAGCCAGATACATTGAGTATGCCAGAGAAAATGTAAAGAAAAAAGTTCTAACACTGGACGATTTAAGAAAAATATGGATAGATAAAGAAAGCAGAAAGAGATTTTTAGAGGATTTAAAAGCAAAGAGCATAAATCCGGAACTAATAGCCCAATTGCTTGATAGACCCGATGCAGACGCTTTTGATATTATAGCGCATGTTGCCTTTGATGCTCCTATATTGAGCAGAGATGATAGAGCCCAGGCATTGTTAAACGAAAAACAGCAATTTTTAAACTCATTTAACGAAACCGCAAAGAGAGTTTTACTTAACTTAATAGAAAAATACAAGATTGGTGGCATTGATGAAATATCTACGGAAGCCTTAACAACCCCGGATATTGAGAAAATTGGCAAATTAAAAGAGATTATAGATTCCTTCGGAGGTATAGATAGACTTAAACATACGCTTGAAAACATATCCTGGAGTCTTTATGAAGTGGGAGGTGTTAGATAA